The Chloroflexota bacterium genome window below encodes:
- the ccsA gene encoding cytochrome c biogenesis protein CcsA yields the protein MKTRIVGFVALAAVIGAAINGLFIVPADLNQGDAQRIMYVHVASAWLAYASFGVTALAGLGYLIWRDMRLDALALAGAEVGVMFTAFAIWGGMMWGRPVWGVFWQWEDPRLTTTALLLALYVGYLLLRRLTDDPARRAARAAVVGLIAAVDIPIVHFSVIWWRGLHQGPTIGDPSKILNPSAPLLFVTALLAMLAAFTLVWAYLLIRRYQLARLDWQIEEDVRRGLVLAARQTAPGTIAVEEPAR from the coding sequence ATGAAGACTCGCATCGTGGGGTTCGTGGCGCTGGCCGCCGTCATCGGGGCAGCCATCAACGGCCTCTTCATCGTGCCCGCCGATCTCAACCAGGGGGATGCCCAGCGGATCATGTACGTGCACGTCGCATCGGCCTGGCTGGCGTACGCCTCGTTCGGCGTCACCGCGCTGGCCGGCCTTGGCTACCTCATCTGGCGCGACATGCGACTCGACGCCCTGGCGCTGGCCGGTGCCGAGGTGGGGGTCATGTTCACGGCATTCGCCATCTGGGGCGGGATGATGTGGGGCCGGCCGGTGTGGGGCGTCTTCTGGCAGTGGGAGGATCCGCGGCTGACGACGACCGCGCTCCTGCTGGCGCTCTACGTGGGCTACCTCCTCCTGCGCCGCCTGACCGATGACCCTGCTCGCCGTGCGGCGCGCGCCGCGGTGGTGGGACTCATTGCGGCGGTGGACATCCCGATCGTCCACTTCAGCGTCATCTGGTGGCGCGGCCTGCACCAGGGCCCGACCATCGGCGACCCGTCAAAGATCCTGAATCCCAGCGCCCCGCTCCTGTTCGTGACGGCTCTGCTGGCCATGCTCGCTGCGTTCACGCTGGTCTGGGCCTATCTCCTCATCCGCCGCTACCAGCTCGCGCGGCTCGATTGGCAGATCGAGGAGGATGTCCGCCGCGGCCTGGTCCTCGCTGCACGCCAGACGGCCCCTGGCACGATAGCCGTCGAGGAGCCCGCGAGATGA
- a CDS encoding heme exporter protein CcmB codes for MNDLRRGLAVAVAIARKDAISELRGRQAAGSTLFFAALVLLLFGFALGPDSKRLADAAPGLLWLAIVFGGLLTMARLHQLEADDGAFEQLALYPVDRRAIYAGKALAGAAAMLVLGGLLLPVVAILYAIPIGAAWLPLLVAVVLGAIGFAAIGTAYAGLTVRMRAREVMLPLLMLPVVAPLLLAAVKATAASLGGDPLGELGSWLQLLVAFDVIMLVVGAGTYGFLLED; via the coding sequence ATGAACGACCTGCGGCGGGGCCTGGCGGTGGCGGTGGCGATCGCCCGCAAGGATGCGATCTCCGAGCTGCGCGGCCGCCAGGCGGCCGGCTCGACCCTCTTCTTTGCAGCGCTCGTCCTGCTGCTGTTCGGCTTTGCGCTGGGGCCGGACTCGAAGCGCCTGGCCGATGCGGCGCCCGGCCTCCTGTGGCTGGCGATCGTCTTCGGCGGGCTGCTCACCATGGCGCGCCTGCACCAGCTCGAGGCCGATGACGGCGCCTTCGAGCAGCTCGCCCTGTACCCGGTCGACCGCCGTGCGATCTACGCCGGCAAGGCCCTGGCCGGGGCGGCGGCCATGCTCGTGCTCGGAGGCCTCCTGCTGCCGGTGGTGGCGATCCTGTATGCCATCCCGATCGGTGCGGCCTGGCTCCCGCTCCTCGTTGCCGTGGTGCTGGGCGCCATCGGCTTCGCGGCGATCGGCACCGCCTACGCCGGACTGACGGTTCGCATGCGCGCCCGGGAGGTGATGCTGCCCCTCCTGATGCTGCCGGTCGTGGCACCGCTCCTCCTGGCCGCCGTCAAGGCGACGGCGGCCTCGCTGGGCGGCGACCCGTTGGGGGAGCTGGGATCCTGGCTCCAGCTGCTCGTTGCGTTCGACGTCATCATGCTGGTGGTCGGAGCCGGCACCTACGGCTTCCTGCTGGAGGACTGA
- the ccmA gene encoding heme ABC exporter ATP-binding protein CcmA yields the protein MPQTTIYVAPRLAGTLGTIPPAVATVELARLFGRSAALAGVSLTVEMGRTVAVLGPNGAGKTTLLRILATAIHPSYGTLAIDGIDALRDAEQVRARVVYLSHATAHYDDLTAEENLRFAATMFGWGEREGHGVAGEALATVGLEAVAAQRVRTFSAGMRKRLALARILVARPSLLLLDEPHAALDGAGMALVDQLVGLWKEAGVTVMVASHQADRVASLADATVRLEGGLLAEVSGAGVTAGPVGGSPRPRMAVVGMDR from the coding sequence ATGCCGCAGACCACCATCTACGTCGCGCCCCGGCTCGCCGGGACGCTCGGGACCATTCCCCCGGCGGTCGCAACCGTCGAGCTTGCGCGCCTCTTTGGTCGCAGCGCCGCGCTCGCCGGCGTTTCGCTGACGGTCGAGATGGGCCGAACCGTCGCCGTGCTCGGACCGAACGGGGCGGGCAAGACCACCCTGCTGCGGATCCTGGCCACGGCCATCCACCCCTCGTACGGAACGCTCGCCATCGACGGTATCGATGCCCTGCGTGACGCCGAGCAGGTGCGTGCCCGCGTCGTGTACCTGTCGCACGCCACCGCTCATTACGACGACCTGACCGCCGAGGAGAATCTCCGCTTCGCGGCCACCATGTTCGGCTGGGGGGAGCGGGAGGGTCACGGAGTCGCCGGCGAGGCCCTGGCAACGGTCGGCCTGGAGGCGGTTGCCGCGCAACGCGTGCGGACCTTCTCGGCCGGCATGCGCAAGCGCCTCGCTCTGGCGAGGATCCTTGTCGCGCGGCCCTCGCTGCTCCTGCTGGATGAGCCGCACGCCGCCCTGGACGGTGCAGGGATGGCGCTCGTCGATCAGCTCGTCGGCCTGTGGAAGGAGGCCGGGGTGACGGTGATGGTCGCCTCGCACCAGGCAGATCGCGTGGCCAGCCTGGCCGACGCGACGGTGCGACTCGAGGGCGGGCTGCTGGCTGAGGTGAGCGGCGCAGGCGTCACTGCAGGACCGGTGGGTGGCTCGCCTCGGCCGCGGATGGCCGTCGTCGGGATGGACCGATGA
- a CDS encoding HoxN/HupN/NixA family nickel/cobalt transporter yields MVDSALRLLRTAGPVRNRIVRMYAFLIAFNVAAWAVALYASISYPILLPTAFLAYTFGLRHAVDADHIAAIDNTTRKLMQDGQRPVAVGFFFSLGHSTVVVALVVVIALFASVIIDIPALQEIGSLIGTSVSAAFLLLIGIINLVVLIDIYRMFRRVARGGAYNEATLEEFLNERGLLARLFRPMLRVIRKSWHMYPLGVLFGLGFDTASEVALLGLAATSGASHVPIGFILVLPALFAAGMSLVDATDGVMMLGAYGWAYVKPIRKLYYNLNITLVSVLIAFAIGGIQVMSIVAERFELHGGLWDFARDLDFGIIGFGIVAIFVVSWTASSLIYRWKRYDSLPITTTPGSDA; encoded by the coding sequence ATGGTCGACAGCGCGCTGCGTCTCCTGCGGACGGCCGGCCCGGTCCGGAACCGAATCGTCCGGATGTACGCGTTCCTCATCGCCTTCAATGTCGCTGCCTGGGCCGTGGCCCTGTACGCCTCAATCTCCTACCCGATCCTGCTCCCCACGGCGTTCCTCGCCTACACCTTCGGCCTGCGCCACGCGGTCGACGCGGACCACATCGCGGCCATCGACAACACCACCCGCAAGCTGATGCAGGACGGTCAGCGGCCGGTGGCGGTGGGCTTCTTCTTCTCGCTCGGGCACTCGACCGTGGTGGTGGCGCTGGTGGTGGTGATCGCCCTCTTCGCGTCGGTGATCATCGACATCCCCGCCCTGCAGGAGATCGGCAGCCTGATCGGCACGAGCGTGTCGGCGGCGTTCCTCCTGCTCATCGGCATCATCAACCTGGTCGTCCTGATCGACATCTACCGCATGTTCCGGCGCGTGGCGCGCGGTGGCGCCTACAACGAGGCCACCCTCGAGGAGTTCCTCAACGAGCGCGGCCTGCTGGCGCGGCTCTTCCGACCGATGCTGCGCGTGATTCGCAAGAGCTGGCACATGTACCCGCTGGGGGTGCTCTTCGGCCTCGGCTTCGACACCGCGTCCGAGGTGGCGCTGCTGGGCCTGGCGGCAACCTCCGGCGCCAGCCATGTGCCGATCGGCTTCATCCTGGTCCTGCCCGCCCTCTTCGCGGCCGGCATGTCGCTGGTCGACGCAACCGACGGGGTCATGATGCTGGGGGCCTACGGCTGGGCCTACGTGAAGCCGATCCGCAAGCTCTACTACAACCTGAACATCACCCTGGTGTCGGTGCTGATCGCCTTCGCCATCGGCGGGATCCAGGTCATGTCGATCGTGGCGGAGCGATTCGAGCTGCACGGTGGCCTCTGGGATTTCGCGCGCGACCTTGATTTCGGGATCATCGGCTTCGGGATCGTCGCCATCTTCGTGGTCAGCTGGACCGCCTCCAGCCTGATCTACCGCTGGAAGCGATACGACTCCCTGCCGATCACGACCACACCGGGGAGCGACGCCTAG
- a CDS encoding M15 family metallopeptidase codes for MPITSRPLASIVGTAALATAVLFGSLATSPPWTAAAGATLPACAYKDVLTPLRSYTVWRTTLLDTTYMLPSTYYPGDLVSTSGAGLNSGYGVRSLVITDLKAMATAAKGAGAPLAVQSAFRSYATQASTFSYWVSVAGYSQALLTSARAGHSEHQLGTSIDFRSSGGSAPWNYTDWATTATGKWLAANGWRYGFVMSYPKGKQALSCYAYEPWHYRYVGRVQAKQIHDSGLTSREWLWRSGTAAALVVTNTYSPAHKVLFAAGTYTGVKFDGLGAVVASQKVALATGSSAYASKRVTVYGTPYLFMSTGAWAGYYIRQSTGVTLT; via the coding sequence GTGCCCATCACCAGCCGCCCGCTGGCGTCGATCGTTGGAACTGCCGCCCTGGCGACTGCCGTGTTGTTCGGCAGCCTGGCGACAAGCCCGCCCTGGACTGCAGCGGCCGGCGCGACCCTCCCGGCCTGCGCCTACAAGGATGTGCTGACGCCGCTGCGCTCCTACACCGTATGGCGGACCACGCTCCTGGACACGACCTACATGCTCCCCTCCACGTACTACCCCGGCGACCTGGTGAGCACCAGTGGCGCGGGACTCAACAGCGGCTACGGCGTCCGCAGCCTGGTGATCACGGACCTCAAGGCGATGGCCACCGCGGCCAAAGGCGCTGGAGCCCCCCTCGCGGTGCAGAGCGCATTCCGCTCATACGCCACCCAGGCCTCCACGTTTTCCTACTGGGTGAGCGTCGCAGGCTACTCGCAAGCCCTCCTCACCAGCGCCAGGGCCGGGCATTCGGAGCACCAGCTCGGGACCTCGATCGACTTCCGATCCTCAGGCGGCTCCGCGCCGTGGAACTACACCGACTGGGCTACCACCGCCACCGGCAAGTGGCTGGCCGCCAACGGCTGGCGATACGGATTCGTCATGAGCTACCCCAAGGGGAAGCAGGCGCTTTCTTGTTACGCGTACGAGCCGTGGCACTACCGGTACGTCGGTCGCGTTCAGGCCAAGCAGATCCACGACTCAGGGCTGACCAGTCGCGAGTGGCTGTGGAGGTCCGGTACCGCGGCGGCATTGGTGGTAACGAACACCTACTCGCCGGCCCACAAGGTGCTCTTCGCGGCCGGCACCTACACTGGTGTGAAGTTCGACGGGCTCGGTGCGGTGGTCGCCTCGCAGAAGGTCGCGCTCGCCACCGGTTCGTCGGCATATGCCAGCAAGCGCGTGACCGTCTACGGCACTCCATACCTGTTCATGAGCACCGGCGCCTGGGCCGGCTACTACATCCGGCAGTCAACGGGCGTCACCCTGACCTAG
- a CDS encoding helix-turn-helix domain-containing protein, with product MMDPAPHASLHASSPRAPHRSRAERRAAALRSEGAATAALNVLGQKWVMRIVRVLGERTQRFCELQDALGGANSATLSQRLKLLEDEGLVDRTMVSEVPPWVEYSLTTKGSDLRRAIVGIDRWADRWAASQ from the coding sequence ATGATGGACCCCGCCCCGCACGCTTCGCTGCACGCGTCGTCGCCCCGGGCGCCCCATCGCTCGCGCGCCGAGCGCCGCGCAGCTGCCCTGCGCAGCGAAGGCGCCGCGACCGCCGCCCTCAACGTCCTCGGCCAGAAATGGGTAATGCGCATCGTGCGGGTCCTCGGGGAGCGAACGCAGCGCTTCTGCGAGCTGCAGGACGCACTCGGCGGTGCCAACTCTGCGACCCTTTCACAGCGCCTCAAGCTGCTCGAGGACGAGGGCCTGGTGGACCGCACCATGGTCTCCGAGGTGCCGCCGTGGGTCGAGTACTCCCTCACCACCAAGGGATCGGACCTGCGTCGCGCGATCGTGGGGATCGACCGCTGGGCCGATCGCTGGGCAGCGAGCCAATGA
- a CDS encoding GAF domain-containing protein has translation MSHPVAEERPAEHGDALNLIRSAIAEAPGTEAAAQRAVELLHDRFAHYDWVGIYWLDPNGTELVLGPWIGPEATEHTRIPIGVGICGAAAASGQTVIVDDVDADPRYLACFSTTRSEIVVPIFADGQVVGEIDIDGDDLGAYDQTDAIFLEEIAALLAPLRPRDA, from the coding sequence ATGAGCCATCCGGTCGCCGAGGAGCGACCCGCCGAGCACGGTGACGCCCTCAACCTGATCCGCAGCGCGATCGCCGAGGCCCCGGGCACCGAGGCCGCCGCACAGCGGGCGGTGGAGCTGCTCCACGACCGCTTCGCGCATTACGACTGGGTCGGCATCTATTGGCTCGACCCCAACGGCACCGAACTGGTGCTGGGGCCGTGGATCGGTCCTGAGGCGACCGAGCACACCCGCATCCCGATCGGTGTCGGGATCTGCGGAGCCGCCGCGGCATCGGGCCAGACGGTGATCGTCGACGACGTGGATGCCGATCCGCGCTATCTCGCCTGCTTCAGCACCACGCGAAGCGAGATCGTGGTCCCCATCTTTGCCGACGGGCAGGTGGTCGGTGAGATCGACATCGACGGCGATGACCTGGGCGCCTACGACCAGACCGATGCCATCTTCCTGGAGGAGATCGCCGCGCTCCTGGCTCCCCTTCGACCGAGGGACGCCTAG
- a CDS encoding sigma-70 family RNA polymerase sigma factor: MATPDQKPDPRTRFEAIYDENVTPIHRFIYARVGNRPDAEDLTGQVFMRAVEQLDVDRPTPQISAWLYRVAQNAVADYWRAFYRLPQIGVEQVAGAWEPVTPQPNPHADADADRAETAVRRLLNRLPDQYARVLELRFLHRLSVAETAGRMGISHGNAKVLQYRALRKAALLVETDG, from the coding sequence ATGGCCACCCCTGACCAGAAGCCCGATCCTCGCACCCGCTTCGAGGCGATCTACGACGAGAACGTCACCCCCATCCACCGGTTCATCTACGCGCGGGTGGGCAACCGTCCGGATGCCGAGGACCTGACCGGGCAGGTGTTCATGCGCGCCGTCGAGCAGCTCGACGTCGACCGGCCGACGCCCCAGATCTCCGCCTGGCTGTATCGCGTCGCGCAGAACGCCGTGGCCGACTACTGGCGCGCGTTCTACCGCCTCCCGCAGATCGGTGTCGAGCAGGTTGCCGGCGCCTGGGAACCGGTCACGCCCCAGCCGAACCCGCATGCCGACGCCGATGCCGACCGCGCGGAGACGGCGGTGCGACGCCTCTTGAATCGGCTCCCCGACCAGTACGCGCGGGTCCTCGAGCTGCGCTTCCTGCATCGCCTGTCGGTGGCCGAGACCGCCGGCCGGATGGGGATCAGCCACGGCAACGCCAAGGTCCTGCAGTACCGCGCCCTGCGCAAGGCGGCGCTCCTGGTGGAGACCGATGGCTGA
- a CDS encoding Rieske (2Fe-2S) protein, translated as MAEESNEAPAALDRFIDTLLEGGRPAPDGAVGDEAPMARLAAELAAAGDPTRGVPDPAFVEQLRLRMRDADAGITSVQGWALPAGAALHRIQLTRRDVLRVGLGAAAGLAAGAGVITVLRPSGPAPLTGNGRPLVRDGQWVAVATLADLPEGAAVRFSTAAFDGYIVNDAGTIRALSSVCTHMGCTLAYRPEWQDLRCPCHGASFNLAGQLANGADGWSSGRGYRGDAQAYPIDLPPLVRPKVKVSGETVLVWTVKA; from the coding sequence ATGGCTGAGGAAAGCAACGAGGCGCCCGCGGCGCTCGATCGCTTCATCGACACCCTGCTCGAGGGTGGGCGCCCCGCACCTGATGGCGCCGTCGGCGACGAGGCGCCGATGGCCCGCCTGGCCGCCGAGCTGGCCGCCGCGGGCGACCCCACCCGTGGCGTGCCCGATCCCGCGTTCGTCGAGCAGCTGCGGCTGCGAATGCGCGACGCGGACGCCGGGATCACCTCGGTCCAGGGCTGGGCGCTGCCCGCTGGCGCTGCGCTTCATCGGATCCAGCTGACGCGGCGCGACGTGCTGCGAGTTGGGCTCGGAGCGGCCGCCGGCCTGGCGGCTGGCGCTGGCGTCATCACAGTCCTGCGACCCTCCGGCCCCGCGCCGCTGACGGGCAACGGCCGTCCGCTGGTGCGCGACGGGCAGTGGGTCGCTGTGGCCACACTGGCCGACCTGCCGGAGGGTGCCGCGGTCCGATTCAGCACCGCCGCCTTCGACGGGTATATCGTCAATGACGCAGGAACCATCCGCGCGCTCAGCTCGGTCTGCACCCACATGGGGTGCACCCTCGCCTATCGGCCGGAGTGGCAGGACCTGCGCTGCCCCTGCCACGGCGCCAGCTTCAACCTGGCCGGACAACTCGCCAACGGCGCCGACGGCTGGTCGTCCGGCCGCGGCTACCGGGGTGACGCGCAGGCCTACCCGATCGACCTGCCGCCGCTGGTGCGCCCGAAGGTCAAGGTCTCCGGCGAGACCGTCCTCGTCTGGACGGTAAAGGCCTAG
- a CDS encoding transketolase, whose translation MTTIQQRTADRLYDEAVPSFEQWDAVREIIDEAIDLALNYRQSGHPGGSRSKVHMFLSLLLSGAMRWDIRRPWLPFADRFVLSAGHTVPLVYATLAVLNEVLRARAERDPDPSFAFPDDGRWALTWEDLLKLRRRGGLPGHAEMEGKTLFIKFNTGPSGHGQPPSAGEAIALKLAGAEEVKVFTVEGEGGLTPGASHETRNSAWGLGLNNLVFLLDWNDYGIDDPAISSVVPGTPETWFNAYSWRVTGTTEGSEWGPVTRAVLEAARGENPDRVPSVAWFKTRKGRGYGKYDNKSHGTPHLMNSPEFWAVRKEFMARHGVEYAGVDEPAPTDAKEQQAQARHNFGVAMGVLRSNTALVDAISDRLVEVAGLVPDHVDGFNLGGRGAEIFADPRLTDAQAYPAEMWKPPGEKAANRSALATWGSWVNAYARAKYGRPLFIVCSADLAESTNIAGFAKDFGEMPGWGWYQRDTNPRGALLPQQITEFTNSGVTVGIATVNLADDPMSSFNGFWAACSTYGSFSYLKYGPMRLFSQLAQDCELKVGRVIWVAGHSGPETAEDSRTHFGIYETGVTQLFPEGHVIDLHPWEYNEVPVVLAAALATDVPIVALHLTRPTVDIPDRAALGMASHFEAARGAYLLRDVAAGTPSAGTVYVQGTVTTANVVKTLPELDKRGINVRIVACISPQLFRRQEAAYQASIRSDSDKWSGMAITNRAFKLMTDFVEGPIAKDYSLSSDWDNRWRTGGTVDEVMDEAHLGPGHILAAIERYAADREARHARLREIVAGVERLG comes from the coding sequence ATGACCACCATCCAGCAGCGGACGGCAGATCGCCTCTACGACGAGGCGGTCCCCTCGTTCGAGCAGTGGGACGCGGTCAGGGAGATCATCGACGAGGCGATCGACCTGGCGCTCAACTACCGCCAGAGTGGGCATCCCGGCGGCTCGCGATCGAAGGTCCACATGTTCCTGTCGCTGCTCCTTTCGGGCGCGATGCGTTGGGACATCCGCAGGCCCTGGCTCCCGTTCGCGGATCGGTTCGTCCTGTCGGCCGGCCACACCGTGCCGCTGGTGTACGCGACGCTGGCCGTGCTCAACGAGGTGCTGCGCGCCCGGGCCGAACGCGATCCGGACCCATCCTTCGCCTTCCCCGATGACGGCCGCTGGGCGCTCACCTGGGAGGACCTGCTCAAGCTGCGCCGCCGGGGCGGGCTCCCCGGCCACGCCGAGATGGAGGGCAAGACCCTCTTCATCAAGTTCAACACCGGGCCCTCCGGTCACGGCCAGCCGCCGTCCGCCGGAGAGGCCATCGCCCTGAAGCTGGCGGGCGCGGAGGAGGTCAAGGTCTTCACAGTCGAAGGCGAGGGTGGCCTGACTCCCGGCGCCAGCCACGAGACGCGAAACTCGGCCTGGGGGCTGGGGCTCAACAATCTCGTCTTCCTGCTCGACTGGAACGACTACGGGATCGACGACCCGGCCATCTCGAGCGTGGTCCCCGGCACCCCCGAGACCTGGTTCAACGCCTACTCCTGGCGCGTGACCGGGACCACGGAAGGCTCGGAGTGGGGACCTGTGACGCGCGCGGTGCTGGAGGCGGCGCGGGGCGAAAACCCGGATCGGGTCCCATCGGTCGCCTGGTTCAAGACCCGCAAGGGGCGCGGCTACGGCAAGTACGACAACAAGAGCCACGGCACGCCGCACCTCATGAACTCGCCCGAGTTCTGGGCCGTGCGCAAGGAGTTCATGGCCCGTCACGGAGTCGAGTACGCAGGAGTGGACGAGCCTGCCCCCACCGACGCGAAAGAGCAGCAGGCTCAGGCCCGTCACAACTTCGGGGTGGCGATGGGCGTCCTGCGCTCAAACACAGCGCTGGTTGACGCGATCAGCGACCGGCTGGTCGAGGTCGCCGGGCTGGTTCCCGATCACGTCGACGGCTTCAACCTGGGCGGCCGCGGCGCCGAGATCTTCGCCGACCCGCGCCTGACGGACGCGCAGGCATACCCAGCGGAGATGTGGAAGCCACCGGGCGAGAAGGCCGCGAACCGGTCCGCACTGGCCACCTGGGGCTCGTGGGTCAACGCCTACGCCAGGGCGAAATATGGCCGGCCGCTTTTCATCGTCTGTTCGGCGGACCTGGCCGAGTCGACCAACATCGCCGGCTTCGCCAAGGACTTCGGCGAGATGCCCGGCTGGGGCTGGTACCAGCGCGACACCAATCCGCGCGGCGCGCTGCTGCCACAGCAGATCACCGAGTTCACGAACTCCGGCGTGACGGTCGGGATCGCCACCGTCAACCTGGCGGATGACCCGATGTCCTCCTTCAACGGATTCTGGGCCGCCTGCTCGACCTACGGCTCCTTCTCTTACCTCAAGTACGGGCCGATGCGACTCTTCTCCCAGCTCGCCCAGGACTGCGAGCTGAAGGTCGGCAGGGTGATCTGGGTGGCCGGGCACTCCGGACCGGAGACTGCCGAGGACTCGCGGACGCACTTCGGCATCTACGAGACCGGGGTCACGCAGCTCTTCCCGGAGGGGCACGTCATCGATCTGCACCCCTGGGAATACAACGAGGTGCCGGTCGTCCTGGCCGCTGCGCTGGCGACCGATGTGCCGATCGTCGCTCTGCACCTGACGCGTCCGACGGTGGACATTCCGGACCGCGCGGCGCTTGGCATGGCGTCGCACTTCGAAGCGGCGCGCGGGGCGTACCTGCTCCGCGACGTGGCTGCTGGCACGCCGTCTGCCGGCACCGTCTACGTACAGGGCACGGTCACCACAGCCAACGTGGTGAAGACGCTGCCCGAGCTCGACAAGCGGGGCATCAACGTGCGCATCGTCGCTTGCATCTCTCCACAGCTCTTCCGTCGTCAGGAGGCGGCCTACCAGGCGAGCATCCGCTCGGACTCAGACAAGTGGAGCGGGATGGCCATCACCAACCGCGCCTTCAAGCTGATGACCGATTTCGTCGAAGGGCCGATCGCCAAGGACTACTCCCTCTCGTCGGACTGGGACAACCGCTGGCGCACCGGCGGCACGGTGGACGAGGTGATGGACGAGGCGCACCTGGGGCCGGGTCATATCCTCGCGGCGATCGAGCGATACGCAGCGGATCGTGAAGCGCGCCATGCGCGACTTCGTGAGATCGTGGCAGGTGTGGAACGGCTAGGCTGA
- a CDS encoding pyridoxal phosphate-dependent aminotransferase, with protein MKLASRMERIGTETAFEAAARARALEATGRDVIHLEIGEPDFDTPRHVSEAASHALLDEKMTHYTAATGIAPLRAAIAADVKRWKGIEATADQVVVTPGAKPIMFYAMLALINEGDEVIYPNPGFPIYESMARYVGGVAVPAPLRESNDFRMDVAEVASLVTDRTRMIVTNSPHNPTGSILTQEDVREIARIAVEHDLVVLADEIYGRLQYEGEPLSIATLPGMAERTITLDGFSKTFAMTGWRLGYGIVPDWLLPSFSRLVINSVSCTNAFAQAGAVAALTGPQDEADAMRAEFNARRSLIIDGFNAIPGVSCVMPHGAFYAFPNLSSFGRSSNEIADHLLYDAGVCGLSGTSFGKFGEGYLRFSYANSREKITAALERVGESLVKLERTGELVGASA; from the coding sequence GTGAAGCTTGCCAGCCGCATGGAGCGGATCGGGACCGAGACCGCCTTCGAGGCTGCTGCGCGCGCCCGGGCGCTGGAGGCGACCGGACGGGACGTGATCCACCTGGAGATCGGCGAGCCGGACTTCGACACCCCGCGCCACGTCAGCGAGGCCGCGAGCCACGCCCTCCTCGACGAGAAGATGACCCACTACACCGCGGCGACCGGGATCGCGCCGCTGCGAGCGGCGATCGCCGCCGACGTCAAGCGCTGGAAGGGGATCGAAGCGACGGCCGACCAGGTGGTGGTCACCCCCGGCGCCAAGCCGATCATGTTCTACGCCATGCTCGCCCTTATCAACGAGGGCGACGAGGTCATCTACCCCAACCCCGGCTTCCCGATCTACGAGAGCATGGCCAGGTACGTGGGCGGGGTGGCCGTGCCGGCGCCGCTGCGCGAGTCGAACGACTTCCGGATGGACGTCGCCGAGGTGGCATCCCTGGTGACCGATCGAACCCGGATGATCGTCACCAACTCGCCCCACAACCCGACCGGCTCGATCCTCACCCAGGAGGACGTGCGCGAGATCGCGCGAATCGCGGTCGAGCACGACCTGGTCGTCCTGGCCGATGAGATCTACGGCCGACTCCAGTACGAGGGCGAGCCGCTTTCGATTGCGACGCTCCCCGGCATGGCGGAGCGAACGATCACGCTGGATGGCTTCTCCAAGACCTTCGCCATGACCGGCTGGCGGCTCGGCTACGGGATCGTGCCCGACTGGCTCCTGCCATCGTTCAGCCGCCTCGTGATCAACAGCGTCAGCTGCACCAACGCCTTTGCGCAGGCCGGCGCAGTCGCCGCACTCACGGGGCCGCAGGATGAGGCCGATGCGATGCGCGCCGAGTTCAACGCCCGGCGCTCGCTGATCATCGACGGCTTCAACGCCATCCCCGGCGTCAGCTGCGTCATGCCCCACGGTGCCTTCTACGCCTTCCCGAACTTGAGCTCGTTCGGTCGCAGCAGCAACGAGATCGCAGACCACCTGCTCTACGACGCGGGGGTGTGCGGCCTCTCCGGGACCTCCTTCGGCAAATTCGGCGAGGGCTACCTGCGCTTCAGCTACGCCAATTCGCGCGAGAAGATCACGGCCGCGCTGGAGCGGGTCGGCGAGTCGCTGGTCAAGCTGGAGCGGACCGGCGAGCTCGTCGGCGCATCGGCCTAG
- a CDS encoding leucine zipper domain-containing protein: protein MNDVLKIPSADDPAEALAAVVSLRRLAEQLERAAVARAVEQWWTWAQIAEALGVTRQAAHKRHARPRRGPG from the coding sequence GTGAACGACGTGCTGAAGATTCCCTCAGCCGACGACCCCGCCGAGGCACTCGCGGCCGTGGTCTCCCTCCGCCGCCTCGCCGAGCAGCTGGAGCGCGCCGCCGTGGCGCGCGCCGTGGAGCAGTGGTGGACCTGGGCGCAGATCGCCGAGGCCCTCGGGGTCACACGACAAGCAGCGCACAAGCGCCACGCTCGCCCACGCCGCGGGCCGGGCTGA